The proteins below are encoded in one region of Halichoerus grypus chromosome X, mHalGry1.hap1.1, whole genome shotgun sequence:
- the GDPD2 gene encoding glycerophosphoinositol inositolphosphodiesterase GDPD2 isoform X1, producing MAESPGCCSVWARCLHCLYSCHWRKCPKERMQTSKCDCIWFGLLFLTFLLSLGWLYIGLILLNDLHNFNEFLFHHWGHWMDWSLAFLLVISLLVTYASLLLLLALLLRLCGQPLHLHSVHKMLLLLIMLLVAAGLVGLDVQWQQEWRSLRLSLQATAPFLHIGAVAGVTLLAWPVAATFYRVRRRGPKTLLLFLFFGVSLAVYLAPLCISSPCIMEPRDLPPKPGLVGHRGAPMLAPENTLMSLRKTAECGAAVFETDVMVSSDGIPFLMHDEHLSRTTDVASVFPARTSSHSSDFSCAELKKLNAGTWFLERQPFWGAKRLSGPDRKEAENQSVPTLEELLKEAAVLNLSIMFDLRRPPRNHTYHDTFVNQTLETVLSARVPQAMVLWLPDEDRANVQQRAPRMRQIYGQQGSNRTERPQFLNLPYQDLPLLDIKALHQDNVSVNLFVVNKPWLFSLLWCAGVDSVTTNDCQLLQQMRYPVWIIPPQTYLMMWIITNCVSTLLLLWTFLLQGRCKKEREKTGLETAVLLTRINNFIME from the exons ATGGCCGAGTCCCCCGGCTGCTGCTCCGTCTGGGCCCGCTGCCTCCACTGCCTGTATAGCTGCCACTGGAGGAAATGCCCCAAAGAGAGGATGCAAACCAGCAAg TGCGACTGTATCTGGTTTGGCCTGCTCTTCCTcacctttctcctctccctgggcTGGCTGTACATCGGGCTCATCCTTCTCAATGACCTGCACAACTTCAATGA ATTCCTGTTCCACCACTGGGGACACTGGATGGACTGGTCCCTGGCATTTCTGCTGGTCATCTCTCTACTTGTCACATATGCATCCCTGCTATTG ctcctgGCCCTGCTCCTGCGGCTCTGTGGTCAGCCTCTGCATCTGCACAGTGTCCACAAG atgctgctgctgctCATTATGCTTCTTGTGGCCGCTGGCCTTGTGGGACTGGACGTCCAATGGCAGCAGGAATGGCGTAGCTTACGTCTGTCACTGCAG GCCACAGCCCCATTCCTGCATATCGGAGCAGTTGCTGGTGTCACCCTCCTGGCCTGGCCTGTGGCTGCTACCTTCTACCGTGTCCGTCGAAGAG GTCCCAAGACTCTGCTCCTGTTCCTATTTTTTGGAGTTTCCCTGGCCGTCTACCTGGCCCCACTATGCATCTCCTCACCCTGTATCATGGAGCCCAGAGACTTACCCCCCAAGCCTGGTCTGGTGGGACACCGAGGGGCCCCCATG CTGGCCCCCGAGAACACCCTGATGTCCCTGCGGAAGACCGCTGAATGTGGAGCTGCTGTGTTTGAGACCGACGTGATGGTCAG CTCTGACGGGATCCCCTTCCTCATGCATGATGAGCACCTGAGCCGCACCACGGATGTGGCCTCTGTGTTCCCAGCCCGAACCTCCTCCCACAGCAGCGACTTCTCCTGCGCTGAACTGAAGAAGCTCAATGCCGGGACCTGGTTCCTAGAG AGGCAACCCTTCTGGGGGGCCAAGCGGCTGTCAGGCCCTGATCGGAAGGAGGCTGAGAACCAGTCAGTACCAACGCTGGAAGAGCTGCTAAAGGAAGCCGCAGTCCTTAACCTTTCCATCATGTTTGACTTGCGCCGCCCCCCACGAAATCACACATACCATGACACATTTGTGAACCAGACCTTGGAGACCGTGCTGAGCGCGAGGGTGCCCCAAGCCATG GTCCTTTGGCTACCAGATGAAGATCGGGCCAATGTCCAACAACGGGCACCCAGGATGCGCCAGATATATGGACAGCAGGGAAGCAACAGAACTGAGAGACCCCAGTTTCTCAACCTCCCCTACCAAGATCTGCCGCTGTTGGATATCAA GGCACTACACCAGGATAATGTCTCGGTGAACCTATTTGTGGTGAACAAGCCTTGGCTCTTTTCCCTGCTCTGGTGCGCAGGGGTGGATTCGGTCACCACCAATGACTGCCAGTTGCTGCAGCAGATGCGTTACCCCGTCTGGATCATC CCCCCTCAAACCTACCTTATGATGTGGATCATCACCAACTGTGTCTCTACCCTGTTGCTTCTGTGGACCTTCCTCCTCCAAGG GAGAtgtaagaaggagagagagaaaactg GCTTAGAAACAGCAGTGCTGCTGACCAGGATCAACAATTTCATAATGGAGTGA
- the LOC118518981 gene encoding ATP synthase F(0) complex subunit f, mitochondrial, with protein sequence MASVVPVKEKKLMDVKLGELPSWILMRDFTPKGIAGAFQRGYYRYYNKYVNVKKGGVAGISMVLAAYVLFNYCRCYKELKHERLRKYH encoded by the coding sequence ATGGCGTCAGTCGTACCAGTGAAGGAGAAGAAGCTCATGGATGTGAAACTGGGAGAGCTGCCCAGCTGGATACTGATGCGAGATTTCACCCCTAAGGGCATTGCTGGAGCatttcaaagaggttactaccgaTATTACAACAAGTATGTCAATGTGAAGAAAGGGGGCGTTGCTGGGATTTCTATGGTGCTGGCAGCTTATGTGCTTTTCAACTACTGTCGTTGTTACAAGGAACTCAAACACGAGCGGCTACGCAAGTACCACTGA
- the GDPD2 gene encoding glycerophosphoinositol inositolphosphodiesterase GDPD2 isoform X2 — protein MDWSLAFLLVISLLVTYASLLLLLALLLRLCGQPLHLHSVHKMLLLLIMLLVAAGLVGLDVQWQQEWRSLRLSLQATAPFLHIGAVAGVTLLAWPVAATFYRVRRRGPKTLLLFLFFGVSLAVYLAPLCISSPCIMEPRDLPPKPGLVGHRGAPMLAPENTLMSLRKTAECGAAVFETDVMVSSDGIPFLMHDEHLSRTTDVASVFPARTSSHSSDFSCAELKKLNAGTWFLERQPFWGAKRLSGPDRKEAENQSVPTLEELLKEAAVLNLSIMFDLRRPPRNHTYHDTFVNQTLETVLSARVPQAMVLWLPDEDRANVQQRAPRMRQIYGQQGSNRTERPQFLNLPYQDLPLLDIKALHQDNVSVNLFVVNKPWLFSLLWCAGVDSVTTNDCQLLQQMRYPVWIIPPQTYLMMWIITNCVSTLLLLWTFLLQGRCKKEREKTGLETAVLLTRINNFIME, from the exons ATGGACTGGTCCCTGGCATTTCTGCTGGTCATCTCTCTACTTGTCACATATGCATCCCTGCTATTG ctcctgGCCCTGCTCCTGCGGCTCTGTGGTCAGCCTCTGCATCTGCACAGTGTCCACAAG atgctgctgctgctCATTATGCTTCTTGTGGCCGCTGGCCTTGTGGGACTGGACGTCCAATGGCAGCAGGAATGGCGTAGCTTACGTCTGTCACTGCAG GCCACAGCCCCATTCCTGCATATCGGAGCAGTTGCTGGTGTCACCCTCCTGGCCTGGCCTGTGGCTGCTACCTTCTACCGTGTCCGTCGAAGAG GTCCCAAGACTCTGCTCCTGTTCCTATTTTTTGGAGTTTCCCTGGCCGTCTACCTGGCCCCACTATGCATCTCCTCACCCTGTATCATGGAGCCCAGAGACTTACCCCCCAAGCCTGGTCTGGTGGGACACCGAGGGGCCCCCATG CTGGCCCCCGAGAACACCCTGATGTCCCTGCGGAAGACCGCTGAATGTGGAGCTGCTGTGTTTGAGACCGACGTGATGGTCAG CTCTGACGGGATCCCCTTCCTCATGCATGATGAGCACCTGAGCCGCACCACGGATGTGGCCTCTGTGTTCCCAGCCCGAACCTCCTCCCACAGCAGCGACTTCTCCTGCGCTGAACTGAAGAAGCTCAATGCCGGGACCTGGTTCCTAGAG AGGCAACCCTTCTGGGGGGCCAAGCGGCTGTCAGGCCCTGATCGGAAGGAGGCTGAGAACCAGTCAGTACCAACGCTGGAAGAGCTGCTAAAGGAAGCCGCAGTCCTTAACCTTTCCATCATGTTTGACTTGCGCCGCCCCCCACGAAATCACACATACCATGACACATTTGTGAACCAGACCTTGGAGACCGTGCTGAGCGCGAGGGTGCCCCAAGCCATG GTCCTTTGGCTACCAGATGAAGATCGGGCCAATGTCCAACAACGGGCACCCAGGATGCGCCAGATATATGGACAGCAGGGAAGCAACAGAACTGAGAGACCCCAGTTTCTCAACCTCCCCTACCAAGATCTGCCGCTGTTGGATATCAA GGCACTACACCAGGATAATGTCTCGGTGAACCTATTTGTGGTGAACAAGCCTTGGCTCTTTTCCCTGCTCTGGTGCGCAGGGGTGGATTCGGTCACCACCAATGACTGCCAGTTGCTGCAGCAGATGCGTTACCCCGTCTGGATCATC CCCCCTCAAACCTACCTTATGATGTGGATCATCACCAACTGTGTCTCTACCCTGTTGCTTCTGTGGACCTTCCTCCTCCAAGG GAGAtgtaagaaggagagagagaaaactg GCTTAGAAACAGCAGTGCTGCTGACCAGGATCAACAATTTCATAATGGAGTGA